A genomic window from Scatophagus argus isolate fScaArg1 chromosome 17, fScaArg1.pri, whole genome shotgun sequence includes:
- the znf706 gene encoding zinc finger protein 706 gives MARGHQKIQSQQKNAKKQAELKKAKGHDQKTAAKAALVFTCLVCRSQMPDPKTFKQHFESKHPKSPLPPELEGVEA, from the exons ATGGCACGCGGGCATCAGAAGATTCAGTCTCAGCAGAAAAACGCCAAGAAACAGGCTGAGCTAAAGAAGGCCAAGGGTCATGATCAAAAGACGGCAGCTAAAGCAGCGCTAGTGTTCACCTGCCTTGTGTGCAGG TCCCAGATGCCTGACCCAAAAACCTTCAAGCAGCACTTTGAGAGCAAGCACCCAAAATCCCCTCTGCCGCCTGAGTTAGAAGGAGTGGAGGCGTAA
- the LOC124074953 gene encoding 14-3-3 protein beta/alpha-like produces the protein MADKDELVQKAKLAEQAERYDDMAAAMKAVTEKYPDLKNEERNLLSVAYKNVVGARRSSWRVISSLEQKSDETSKSSLAKVYKQKIEDELTEICNEVLELLDKYLIPKAESPDSKVFYLKMKGDYFRYLAEVASDDNKNEVITSSKNAYQEAFDISVRDMPATHPIRLGLALNFSVFYYEIVNTPVEACKLAKQAFDEAISMLDSLESESYKDSTLIMQLLRDNLTLWMSDAESEETELAADKN, from the exons ATGGCAGACAAGGATGAGCTGGTACAGAAAGCCAAACTGGCTGAGCAGGCCGAGCGCTATGATGACATGGCCGCAGCCATGAAGGCTGTTACAGAGAAGTACCCGGATCTCAAAAATGAAGAGCGCAACCTGCTCTCCGTTGCCTACAAAAATGTGGTGGGGGCTAGGAGGTCCTCCTGGAGGGTGATATCCAGCTTGGAACAGAAGTCCGATGAGACCTCGAAGAGCTCACTGGCCAAGGTGTACAAGCAAAAGATTGAGGATGAGCTGACAGAAATCTGCAACGAAGTACTG GAACTGCTCGACAAATATCTGATCCCCAAGGCCGAATCTCCTGATAGCAAAGTCTTCTACCTGAAGATGAAGGGAGACTACTTCCGCTATCTGGCTGAGGTGGCCTCTGACGATAACAAAAATG AGGTTATCACTAGCTCGAAAAATGCATACCAGGAGGCCTTTGACATCAGCGTAAGAGATATGCCGGCTACTCATCCCATCCGCCTGGGCCTTGCTCTTAACTTCTCTGTCTTCTACTATGAGATCGTCAACACGCCTGTGGAAGCGTGCAAACTGGCCAAGCAG GCCTTTGATGAGGCCATTTCCATGCTGGATTCCCTCGAGAGTGAGTCCTACAAAGACAGCACCTTGATAATGCAGCTGCTCCGTGACAATCTGACA CTGTGGATGTCAGATGCCGAGAGTGAGGAGACGGAGCTGGCAGCTGACAAGAACTGA